The following proteins come from a genomic window of Pseudomonadota bacterium:
- a CDS encoding asparagine--tRNA ligase translates to MSDITVQTLPPYSTIEGVGAHEGSLVRLRTWLRNKRSSKNVHFLILRDGTGQIQGVAGRNDVTPELFESLGALQQETSLVVTGEVRADSRAPGGFELAVRDVEVIGDSRDFPITPKDHGVDFLMDHRHLWLRSSRQHAILRIRHEIIKACEDWLDEQGFLRVDAPILTSNACEGTTNLFKTKYVDDSDAFLSQSGQLYNEATAMAFGKVYCFGPTFRAEKSKTRRHLMEFWMIEPEMAFCEQEENMAVQEQFVSYVVQRVLKKRAAELKVLERDTARLEKVVAPFARLSYDDAIKLLQEKGKDVKWGDDFGGDEETVLAEAFETPVFVHSYPIACKAFYMKTNPERPELARCADLLAPEGYGEIIGGGQREDDLDALLSRIHEHKLPEEAFTWYLDLRRFGSVPHAGFGMGIERVVAWICGLDHIRETIPFARMLYRMTP, encoded by the coding sequence ATGTCCGACATCACCGTCCAGACCCTTCCGCCGTACTCCACCATCGAGGGCGTGGGCGCTCATGAGGGAAGCCTCGTGCGCCTGCGCACGTGGCTGCGCAACAAGCGATCGAGCAAGAACGTCCATTTCCTCATCCTTCGAGACGGGACCGGGCAGATACAGGGGGTCGCCGGACGCAACGACGTGACCCCTGAGCTGTTCGAATCGCTCGGCGCGCTCCAGCAGGAGACCTCGCTGGTGGTCACGGGTGAGGTTCGCGCAGACAGCCGTGCCCCAGGGGGCTTCGAGCTCGCGGTGCGCGACGTGGAGGTGATCGGAGACTCGAGAGACTTCCCCATCACGCCCAAGGACCACGGCGTCGACTTCTTGATGGATCATCGCCATCTCTGGCTGCGCTCTTCGCGTCAGCACGCCATATTGCGCATTCGACACGAAATCATCAAGGCGTGTGAGGACTGGCTCGACGAGCAGGGCTTCTTGCGGGTCGACGCGCCGATTCTCACCTCCAACGCGTGTGAGGGCACCACCAATCTCTTCAAGACGAAGTATGTCGACGACAGCGACGCCTTCCTCTCGCAGAGCGGACAGCTCTACAACGAAGCCACCGCCATGGCCTTCGGCAAGGTGTACTGCTTCGGGCCGACCTTTCGGGCCGAGAAGTCGAAGACGCGCCGTCACCTCATGGAGTTCTGGATGATCGAGCCGGAGATGGCCTTCTGCGAGCAAGAAGAGAACATGGCCGTGCAGGAGCAGTTCGTCTCGTACGTGGTGCAGCGCGTCCTGAAGAAGCGCGCCGCCGAGCTCAAGGTGCTCGAGCGCGACACCGCTCGTCTCGAGAAGGTGGTGGCACCGTTTGCGCGGCTCTCGTACGACGACGCGATCAAGCTGCTGCAAGAGAAGGGCAAGGACGTGAAGTGGGGAGACGACTTCGGCGGCGATGAGGAGACCGTGCTGGCCGAGGCGTTCGAGACCCCGGTGTTCGTGCACAGCTACCCCATCGCGTGCAAGGCCTTCTACATGAAGACCAACCCCGAGCGTCCCGAGCTGGCCCGCTGCGCCGACCTGCTCGCACCCGAGGGGTACGGCGAGATCATCGGCGGCGGCCAGCGCGAGGACGACCTCGACGCCCTGCTTTCGCGCATCCACGAGCACAAGCTCCCGGAAGAGGCGTTCACGTGGTACCTCGACCTGCGCCGCTTCGGCTCGGTACCGCACGCCGGCTTTGGCATGGGCATCGAGCGCGTGGTGGCCTGGATCTGTGGGCTCGACCACATTCGCGAGACGATTCCCTTCGCGCGCATGCTCTATCGCATGACGCCGTAG
- a CDS encoding tetratricopeptide repeat protein: MEDEGGRVRSADSKVISLFPYQKAHSFESSLQMGRAHREKGQLDEAIKAWLQAAALDREHAEVRLDLGVAYAETGDLERAIHFFKMALELGPACEEALFYLGLAYFQKEEYATAIKYWQEALQLNPEDWELRLSLAEAYVEQGKYKKAQSQIEKILKVNPYHLDARNLRGVIHLSLGELHAAVDELKACIKLDPSFARTHINLGVVYMHLGWLDPAIVEFRRATRLSPTNPDALYNLGHSLAHRGYVDEAVTRLEEALRLEPSFTETYVLLGSLYLQQNREREAQEMFERVLELEPQNAEAMASLALVHGRNNRWEDAIACYKEALKNDARSSVLHKGLAQAYFELGNHNAALKEIKKALQIDPCLVDGYVLMGRIYHARGLGVQARNAWKKALDLKPDCEEAQECLLVVTRRDNRVSNKK, encoded by the coding sequence ATGGAAGACGAGGGCGGTCGGGTACGAAGCGCAGACTCGAAGGTCATCAGTCTGTTCCCGTACCAGAAGGCGCACTCGTTTGAGAGCAGCCTCCAGATGGGGCGGGCGCATCGCGAGAAGGGGCAGCTCGACGAGGCGATCAAGGCGTGGCTCCAGGCTGCGGCACTTGACCGCGAGCACGCTGAGGTGCGGCTCGATCTCGGCGTCGCATATGCCGAGACAGGCGACCTTGAACGCGCCATCCACTTCTTCAAGATGGCCCTCGAGCTCGGGCCCGCTTGCGAAGAAGCCCTCTTCTACCTCGGACTGGCCTACTTCCAGAAAGAAGAGTACGCCACGGCCATCAAGTACTGGCAGGAAGCGCTGCAGCTGAACCCGGAAGACTGGGAGCTGCGGCTGTCCCTGGCCGAGGCCTACGTCGAGCAGGGCAAGTACAAGAAGGCCCAGTCCCAGATCGAGAAGATCCTCAAGGTCAATCCGTATCACCTCGATGCCCGCAACCTGCGAGGCGTGATCCATCTCTCGCTGGGTGAGCTGCACGCCGCCGTCGACGAGCTGAAGGCCTGCATCAAGCTCGACCCTTCTTTTGCGCGCACCCACATCAACCTGGGCGTTGTCTACATGCATCTGGGCTGGCTCGATCCGGCCATCGTCGAGTTCCGACGGGCCACGCGCCTCTCACCCACCAATCCTGACGCCCTCTACAACCTGGGCCACTCGCTTGCCCACCGTGGGTACGTCGACGAAGCCGTCACCCGTCTCGAAGAGGCGTTGCGACTCGAGCCCAGCTTCACCGAGACCTACGTTCTCCTGGGCTCGCTGTACCTGCAGCAGAACCGGGAGCGCGAGGCCCAGGAGATGTTCGAGCGCGTGCTCGAGCTCGAGCCCCAGAACGCCGAGGCCATGGCGTCGCTGGCGCTGGTGCACGGGCGCAACAACCGCTGGGAAGATGCCATTGCCTGCTACAAGGAGGCCCTCAAGAACGACGCACGATCGTCGGTTCTGCACAAGGGCCTGGCGCAGGCGTACTTCGAGCTGGGAAACCACAATGCCGCGCTCAAGGAGATCAAGAAGGCGCTGCAGATCGACCCCTGTCTGGTCGACGGGTACGTGCTGATGGGTCGCATCTACCACGCGCGAGGTCTTGGGGTGCAGGCGCGCAACGCCTGGAAGAAGGCCCTCGACCTCAAGCCGGACTGCGAAGAGGCCCAGGAGTGCCTTCTCGTCGTGACCCGTCGGGACAACCGCGTCTCGAACAAGAAATAG
- the rimO gene encoding 30S ribosomal protein S12 methylthiotransferase RimO, producing the protein MNYHLVSLGCPKNLVDSEIMMSRLDQRGHQAIATPGEAQMIIVNTCAFVRSAKEESIQTILELARYKSEGDCKLLAVTGCLSQRYRAELPKEMPEVDVWIGTDEFPRIDEIIDKTLEGGKALAFTEERIDYEQVLERQVSTPRHWAYLKISEGCNHTCKFCIIPTIRGGFRSRSMESIVEEATRLAARGAKELVLIAQDITDYGRDLYRRRALGELLDRLSEVPGVEWLRVMYAYPTSLDDATIDVIARNPKVCKYIDMPLQHASGRVLRAMSRPGDRKFYTELMMKLREKVPGITLRTTFIVGYPGETEDDFEELLGFMGDVRFDRVGVFTYSKEEGTPAALLKGQVAHGVKRRRFKRAYELQQRISHESNAARIGKTIRVLIDQEVPGADLRPDAPESRGGEAEAGIGRAIVKFPAGARYLGRTESDAPEIDGTVFVNGRGARVGEFQNVRITGAHPYDLVGSIDAVSAALA; encoded by the coding sequence GTGAACTACCATCTCGTGAGCCTCGGATGCCCGAAGAACCTCGTCGATTCCGAGATCATGATGAGCCGTCTCGACCAGCGCGGGCATCAGGCCATCGCGACGCCCGGCGAGGCTCAGATGATCATCGTGAACACGTGCGCCTTCGTGCGATCGGCCAAGGAGGAATCCATTCAGACCATCCTCGAGCTCGCACGCTACAAGAGCGAGGGTGACTGCAAGCTCCTTGCCGTGACGGGATGCCTTTCGCAGCGCTACCGCGCCGAGCTGCCCAAGGAGATGCCCGAGGTCGACGTCTGGATAGGCACCGACGAGTTTCCGCGCATCGACGAGATCATCGACAAGACGCTCGAAGGCGGCAAGGCGCTGGCCTTCACCGAGGAGCGCATCGACTATGAGCAGGTCCTCGAGCGCCAGGTCTCCACACCCCGTCACTGGGCCTACCTCAAGATCTCGGAGGGGTGCAACCACACCTGCAAGTTCTGCATCATCCCCACCATCCGCGGGGGGTTCCGCTCGCGCAGCATGGAGTCGATCGTGGAGGAAGCCACGCGACTCGCAGCCAGAGGAGCCAAGGAGCTGGTGCTCATCGCCCAGGACATCACCGACTACGGGCGCGACCTGTATCGGCGCCGCGCCCTGGGAGAGCTTCTCGACCGTCTCTCCGAGGTGCCCGGCGTGGAATGGCTTCGCGTCATGTATGCCTATCCCACGTCGCTCGATGACGCCACCATCGACGTCATCGCGCGCAACCCCAAGGTCTGCAAGTACATCGACATGCCGTTGCAGCACGCCAGCGGCCGGGTGCTCCGCGCCATGTCGCGGCCCGGCGATCGGAAGTTCTACACCGAGCTGATGATGAAGCTGCGCGAGAAGGTGCCCGGCATCACGCTTCGCACCACATTCATCGTGGGCTACCCGGGGGAGACCGAAGACGATTTTGAAGAGCTGCTCGGTTTCATGGGCGATGTGCGCTTCGACCGCGTGGGCGTCTTCACGTACAGCAAGGAAGAGGGCACGCCCGCCGCGCTGCTCAAGGGCCAGGTGGCCCACGGGGTGAAGCGCCGCCGCTTCAAGCGCGCCTACGAGCTGCAGCAGCGCATCTCCCACGAGAGCAATGCGGCCCGCATCGGAAAGACCATCCGCGTTCTCATCGACCAGGAAGTGCCCGGTGCCGACCTGCGCCCAGACGCGCCGGAGAGCCGTGGCGGCGAGGCTGAGGCAGGAATCGGGCGCGCTATCGTGAAGTTCCCGGCAGGCGCGCGGTACCTCGGTCGAACCGAGTCCGACGCACCCGAGATCGACGGCACCGTGTTCGTGAACGGTCGTGGAGCGCGCGTGGGCGAGTTCCAGAACGTGCGCATCACGGGCGCGCACCCCTACGACCTCGTGGGCTCCATCGACGCCGTGTCGGCGGCCCTCGCCTGA
- the dctA gene encoding C4-dicarboxylate transporter DctA, which translates to MYLAVLVAVALGAAVGFVSPALAVRFEPLGLIFIKLVKMVIAPLVFATVVVGIAGMGDMRKVGRVGVKALIWFEGMTTLALVIGLVVVNLVKPGSGVTPPPSTVGTADLAKVADPSKARGFVDFVMGAVPETFVGAFSSGDMLQVLVIAVLCGFSLARLGERGHLLLELTERGSEALFDIVALIMRLAPLGAFGAMAFTVGRYGVESLASMVWLMLCVYATCLLFVLVVLGLAMRALGLSIVAFIAYIRHELLVVLGTSSSEAALPNLMARLEELGCPRSVVGLVVPTGYSFNLDGTSIYLTMAAVFLAQATNTPLPLQDQMFLLLVLMLTSKGAAAVTGGGFITLAATLNATQTLPVSSITMLLGVDRFMSEARALTNFVGNGVAALVVSHWEGELDVDRARNALAAGPIDRA; encoded by the coding sequence CTGTATCTCGCGGTGCTCGTAGCCGTGGCACTGGGCGCGGCGGTCGGATTCGTCTCGCCCGCGCTCGCGGTCCGCTTCGAGCCGCTGGGGCTGATCTTCATAAAGCTGGTGAAGATGGTGATCGCGCCCCTGGTCTTTGCCACCGTGGTGGTGGGCATCGCGGGCATGGGCGATATGCGCAAAGTCGGACGCGTGGGCGTGAAGGCCCTGATATGGTTCGAGGGAATGACCACGCTGGCCCTCGTCATCGGACTCGTCGTGGTGAATCTGGTGAAGCCCGGCAGCGGCGTGACGCCTCCGCCGTCGACCGTGGGCACAGCCGATCTGGCCAAGGTGGCCGACCCCAGCAAGGCACGAGGATTTGTCGATTTCGTGATGGGCGCCGTTCCAGAAACCTTTGTCGGCGCGTTCTCGAGCGGTGACATGCTTCAGGTGCTCGTCATTGCGGTGCTCTGCGGATTCAGCCTTGCACGACTGGGAGAGCGTGGCCATCTGCTGCTCGAGCTCACCGAACGGGGGAGTGAGGCCCTGTTCGACATTGTAGCCCTCATCATGCGTCTGGCGCCCCTGGGTGCCTTCGGGGCCATGGCATTCACCGTGGGGCGGTACGGGGTCGAGTCGCTGGCCAGCATGGTCTGGCTGATGCTGTGCGTCTACGCAACCTGCCTGCTCTTCGTGCTCGTGGTGCTCGGGCTTGCCATGCGCGCTCTCGGTCTCTCCATCGTTGCCTTCATCGCCTACATCCGGCACGAGCTCCTCGTGGTGCTGGGAACCTCATCTTCAGAGGCGGCATTGCCCAACCTGATGGCACGCCTGGAGGAACTGGGCTGTCCTCGATCGGTGGTGGGTCTCGTGGTGCCGACAGGCTACTCATTCAACCTCGACGGAACATCCATCTACCTGACGATGGCGGCGGTCTTCCTGGCGCAGGCCACGAACACGCCGCTGCCGCTGCAAGATCAGATGTTCCTCCTGCTCGTGCTCATGCTCACCTCGAAAGGAGCGGCGGCCGTCACGGGGGGCGGCTTCATCACCCTTGCCGCAACCCTGAACGCCACCCAGACGCTGCCCGTCTCGTCGATCACCATGCTCCTGGGCGTCGATCGCTTCATGTCGGAAGCGCGCGCGCTCACCAACTTCGTGGGGAACGGCGTGGCGGCGCTCGTGGTGTCACACTGGGAGGGAGAGCTCGATGTGGATCGTGCGCGCAACGCCTTGGCCGCGGGCCCGATCGATCGGGCATGA
- a CDS encoding nitroreductase translates to MPIEEAMRTQRAMRRLKADPVDDSLVLHLVDLAMRAPSGGNQQSQQFIVVRDRAVIRRLGTLNRRAWRVYGGLGRLAMRGNDKMNRLMDAGDHMAEHFDEIPVVVVACLRGRAPLLPHLAVASYYASIFPSVQNLLLAARAAGLGACLVTLPLWNVRALKRALSLPGNVTPCAIIPLGWPMGRYGPTTRRPVGEVVHLDRWGNQPFRDLGGATSDPS, encoded by the coding sequence ATGCCCATCGAAGAGGCGATGCGCACCCAGCGTGCCATGCGCCGGCTCAAGGCCGACCCCGTCGACGACAGCCTGGTCTTGCACCTCGTCGATCTGGCCATGCGAGCGCCCAGCGGGGGCAACCAGCAGAGCCAGCAGTTCATCGTGGTGCGCGACCGTGCGGTCATTCGCCGTCTCGGCACGCTCAACCGAAGAGCGTGGCGGGTTTATGGAGGACTCGGTCGGCTTGCCATGCGTGGCAACGATAAGATGAATCGGCTCATGGACGCGGGCGATCACATGGCCGAGCACTTCGACGAGATCCCGGTCGTCGTGGTGGCCTGTCTGCGCGGGCGGGCTCCCCTGCTCCCCCATCTGGCCGTCGCCTCGTACTACGCGTCGATCTTCCCATCGGTGCAGAACCTGCTGCTCGCTGCGCGGGCGGCGGGGCTCGGGGCGTGCCTCGTCACCCTGCCGCTGTGGAACGTGCGCGCCCTGAAGCGCGCCTTGTCTCTCCCGGGGAATGTGACGCCCTGCGCCATCATCCCCCTGGGCTGGCCGATGGGGCGTTACGGGCCTACGACCCGTCGCCCGGTGGGCGAGGTGGTGCATCTCGATCGGTGGGGGAACCAGCCTTTCAGAGACCTTGGAGGCGCCACATCTGACCCGTCCTGA
- a CDS encoding STAS domain-containing protein has product MDLLQVRERALSSEIEIVEVAGEIDVYTAPRLRSHLEEVIARGAPLVGVALDDVRYLDSSGLAALIAAQAALDQRHGRLILITSKPRIVRLLQLTGLADVFTVVGEISEVPRLLEA; this is encoded by the coding sequence ATGGACCTTTTGCAGGTGCGCGAGCGCGCGCTGTCGTCAGAGATCGAGATCGTGGAGGTTGCCGGTGAGATCGACGTCTACACGGCCCCGCGGCTTCGCAGCCATCTCGAGGAGGTCATCGCACGCGGCGCGCCGCTGGTTGGCGTGGCGCTCGACGATGTGCGGTATCTCGACAGCTCAGGACTGGCGGCACTCATCGCTGCTCAGGCCGCACTCGACCAGCGACACGGGCGCTTGATACTGATCACGTCGAAGCCGCGCATCGTTCGCCTGCTGCAGCTCACGGGGCTGGCCGATGTCTTCACCGTTGTGGGGGAGATCAGCGAGGTGCCCCGCCTTCTCGAGGCCTGA